CGCGCCATCAGCGCATGACCGAGGCGCTGCTCCACCACGCGGATCAACCGGTCGTGCTGACGCGTGTTGGGGTAAAGGTGGCGCATCAGCTTGAGGTCGGCGGTGCGCTTGGGCGTGTAGATCGTGTTGATGAGGTGCCAGGTCGCGAGATCGAAATAAATGCGATTGGGCACTTCGCGGCCTTCCGGGTCGAGCGAGCGGTAACCCAGTTCGCTGAGGATGCTCGTGAGCTCCACGCGGCGGTCGAAGTCCGTGCCCGCGACGTGCACGCCGTGATGCGCGAGCACGTCGTCCTTACGCTCGAGGCGCGTCATGCGATCGGGCCCCACGCGCACGAGCGAGAAGTCCGAGGTGCCGCCGCCGATGTCGGCCACGAGCACGAGCCCTTCCTTCGTCAGACGCGATTCGTAGTCGAATGCCGCCGCGATTGGCTCGTACTGGAACTCGATCTCGCGAAAGCCCACGCCGCGCGCGGCGGCTTCGAGCTGATCCTGCGCGAGACGGTCGGCGCGCGGGTCTTCGTCGACGAAAAACACCGGGCGGCCCAGCACGGCGTGCGTGATCGGCGCACCCGCGCAACGCTCGGCGCTGCGCTTCAGGTGTTCGAGGAAGATCGCGATGATGTCCGTGTAGCGGATCGCGCTACCGTCGCCGAGATCGGTAGTGGTTTCCGCCAGCGACGAACCGAGAATGCTCTTCATCGAGCGCATCAGCCGCCCGTCGAAGCCGTCGATATAGGACGCGAGCGCGGAGCGGCCGAACTCGCGCGTGTGTTCGTCGACGTTGAAAAACACCGCCGTCGGCAAGGTCGTGTGAGCGCCTTCCACCGGCGCGAGGCGCATGGCGTCGCCGGCTGCGGCGGGCAGCGCCACCGCTGAATTGGACGTTCCGAAGTCAATCGCGCAAAAGCTGGTCATGGCAAAGGCGCGTCGCAGGGAACTGCGCACGCTCGAAAGGAAGGACGGGGGAGGACGGGCTTTGTATCACGAAAGCGCCGCGCCGGGCAACCGCAAGGCGCCGCCGGCCCCCGGATGCGCGAAGCACGCGGCGTGCCGCGCAAGGTGTGGCCAGTGCGCGGGCGGCGGCCCGCACGCGTGACGCCGTGCGCGCCGGTGCGATGACAG
The Paraburkholderia acidisoli genome window above contains:
- a CDS encoding Hsp70 family protein, whose product is MTSFCAIDFGTSNSAVALPAAAGDAMRLAPVEGAHTTLPTAVFFNVDEHTREFGRSALASYIDGFDGRLMRSMKSILGSSLAETTTDLGDGSAIRYTDIIAIFLEHLKRSAERCAGAPITHAVLGRPVFFVDEDPRADRLAQDQLEAAARGVGFREIEFQYEPIAAAFDYESRLTKEGLVLVADIGGGTSDFSLVRVGPDRMTRLERKDDVLAHHGVHVAGTDFDRRVELTSILSELGYRSLDPEGREVPNRIYFDLATWHLINTIYTPKRTADLKLMRHLYPNTRQHDRLIRVVEQRLGHALMARAEEAKIGVSAGGETMIDLEAVEADLRLAFDDAQLVEAGHEETRRIVQAARDTVQVAGVAPGEVSALYFTGGSTGLVFLTQALAEAFPGSQAVFGDRLASVATGLGIHAQRLFG